One genomic window of Ilyobacter polytropus DSM 2926 includes the following:
- a CDS encoding fumarylacetoacetate hydrolase family protein, translating into MRLATIKLDGLEIATIVTDSGMLPIAKINETTGNSWLTDMQEIINSGQLEEIKDWYLSGGKSQSEAMTEYTIPKEKAVLAPLYRNPSKIWGIGLNYVDHAGDLAEKAPTIAPASFPKFTTTIIGPNDEIKIPVQSEKTTGEAELAVIYGKKCKDVEEKDWLSVVAGFTTVIDMTAEDILRLNPRYLTRAKNFDTFLSLGSILVTPDEIEDVKKLKVSTVINGEIYAQNFVSNMTFSPDYLVSFHSKVSTMLPGDIISTGTPRAVHITDGDIVECRIEGFESMSNPVIDLKLKK; encoded by the coding sequence ATGAGATTGGCAACAATTAAACTTGATGGTTTGGAAATTGCTACGATAGTAACTGATAGTGGTATGTTACCTATAGCTAAGATTAATGAAACGACAGGCAACAGTTGGTTAACTGATATGCAAGAAATAATTAATTCAGGACAATTAGAAGAGATAAAAGATTGGTATTTATCTGGTGGAAAATCTCAGTCAGAAGCGATGACTGAGTACACTATTCCTAAAGAAAAGGCAGTATTAGCACCTCTATACCGAAATCCAAGTAAAATTTGGGGTATCGGTCTAAATTATGTAGATCACGCCGGAGACCTTGCAGAGAAAGCTCCAACGATAGCTCCAGCCAGTTTCCCTAAATTTACGACTACAATCATAGGACCGAACGATGAAATTAAAATTCCTGTGCAATCTGAAAAAACTACAGGTGAAGCTGAATTAGCGGTAATTTACGGGAAAAAATGCAAGGACGTAGAAGAAAAAGATTGGCTAAGTGTAGTTGCAGGATTTACTACTGTAATTGATATGACAGCTGAAGATATTCTTCGTCTTAATCCCCGTTATCTTACTAGAGCTAAAAATTTTGATACCTTTTTAAGCTTGGGTTCAATCCTGGTTACACCAGATGAAATTGAAGATGTTAAAAAATTAAAGGTATCAACTGTTATTAATGGTGAAATATATGCTCAGAATTTTGTTTCGAATATGACTTTTTCTCCAGACTATTTAGTTTCATTCCACTCTAAAGTATCAACTATGCTGCCTGGAGATATTATATCAACAGGTACTCCTAGAGCTGTACATATAACTGATGGAGATATTGTAGAGTGCAGAATTGAAGGTTTTGAATCAATGTCAAATCCAGTAATAGATCTTAAATTAAAAAAATAA
- the aroF gene encoding 3-deoxy-7-phosphoheptulonate synthase: protein MIIKMKKDAEWSVIEKIMDSLKKKGLGVHDINGEEYRIIGVIGDTSGLDMGSIEGLPGVETVTRIQEPFKKANRVLKSEDTVIDVKGIKIGGGNFTIMSGPCSVESRDQIIEVAEGVKAAGSQILRGGAFKPRTSPYAFQGLELEGLDLLKEARKITGMPIVTEIMSPSLVDKFVEDVDIIQVGARNMQNFDLLKALGKTQTPVLLKRGMSATIEEWIMSAEYIMSEGNPNVILCERGIRTFEKYTRNTLDLSAVLAVKKLTHLPVIVDPSHATGKRWMVKNLAMAAAAVGADGLMIEVHNDPENALCDGAQSLTPAGFAEVMVDVKKIAELVDKRI from the coding sequence ATGATAATCAAGATGAAAAAAGATGCTGAGTGGAGTGTAATAGAAAAGATAATGGATTCTCTTAAGAAAAAAGGACTGGGAGTACATGATATAAATGGTGAGGAATACAGAATCATAGGAGTTATAGGGGATACTTCTGGATTGGATATGGGTAGTATAGAGGGTCTTCCAGGTGTGGAAACAGTTACTAGAATTCAGGAACCTTTTAAAAAGGCTAATAGGGTTCTAAAAAGTGAAGATACTGTAATAGATGTAAAGGGAATAAAAATCGGTGGAGGTAACTTCACAATTATGTCAGGACCTTGTTCTGTAGAATCAAGAGATCAAATAATAGAAGTAGCAGAAGGAGTGAAAGCAGCAGGTTCTCAAATCTTAAGAGGAGGGGCCTTCAAACCTAGAACATCTCCATATGCATTCCAAGGGTTAGAATTAGAAGGACTTGATCTTCTGAAAGAAGCCAGAAAAATTACAGGTATGCCTATAGTAACTGAGATTATGTCTCCTTCACTTGTGGATAAATTTGTAGAAGATGTAGATATAATCCAGGTAGGGGCTAGAAATATGCAAAACTTTGACTTACTTAAGGCATTAGGAAAAACTCAGACTCCAGTACTTCTTAAAAGAGGTATGTCGGCGACTATAGAGGAATGGATAATGTCTGCAGAATACATCATGTCAGAAGGAAATCCAAATGTAATTCTTTGTGAAAGAGGGATAAGAACATTTGAAAAATACACAAGAAATACTTTAGATCTAAGTGCAGTACTAGCTGTAAAGAAACTAACACATCTTCCTGTAATAGTAGATCCTAGCCATGCAACAGGAAAGAGATGGATGGTAAAAAATCTGGCTATGGCAGCAGCAGCAGTAGGGGCAGACGGACTTATGATAGAGGTTCACAATGATCCTGAAAATGCTCTTTGTGACGGAGCACAGTCACTTACACCTGCAGGATTTGCCGAAGTTATGGTAGACGTAAAGAAGATAGCTGAACTTGTAGATAAAAGAATTTAA
- a CDS encoding L-lactate permease has protein sequence MSMIQILVAMMPILLPLIFLVVLRMPAKKGMFLTFVIFLLLAFGVWGMGGDIITASILQGVHKSVTILWILFGAILLLKVMTHTGGVDIIKRGFSSVTKDMRVQAVIVGAFFVALIEGAAGFGTPAAVAGPFLVALGFNPLAAASIALIGDSSPVSFGAVGTPIIVGLGNIPGASPEFFDLIGRTVTRMDLITATLLPTMIIMILTKFFGKEKSFKAAFEILPWSVLVGASYAGSAVLYSTFLGAEFVSILASLTGLVVSCFTAKKGILIPKNCEWKTESAAENEVEVKTKTLKKNNTSGGKVTFNENGTITLSESVSAKDIFSAWMPYVAVVMMLLVTRIVLPVKTFVLTHADFSWRNILGEGVTSKWQILYSPGTVLAIASLIALLSLKGDGKALKKATKETLDSVKNASVALCFTLAVVQIFSNSANSAVGIGMPNYLANILSSVFQGSWLGIAPFLGELGAFITGSATVSTLTFSPIQYQVANSVGINPTVVLAQQVIGGAAGNMICIHNVVAAAAVVGLTGQEGNIIRKTLPAAMFYAVVVGLLGFVVNGVL, from the coding sequence ATGAGTATGATTCAGATTTTAGTGGCTATGATGCCTATTTTGTTACCTTTGATATTTTTGGTAGTTTTGAGAATGCCTGCAAAAAAAGGAATGTTTTTGACTTTTGTCATATTTTTGCTTTTAGCTTTTGGTGTGTGGGGAATGGGTGGAGACATAATTACAGCTTCAATACTTCAGGGAGTGCATAAGTCTGTAACCATACTATGGATATTATTTGGTGCTATTTTACTCTTAAAAGTCATGACCCATACAGGGGGAGTGGACATAATAAAGAGAGGATTTAGCAGTGTTACTAAGGACATGAGAGTCCAGGCAGTTATTGTTGGAGCTTTCTTTGTGGCACTTATAGAGGGAGCAGCAGGTTTTGGAACTCCAGCTGCAGTTGCAGGGCCTTTTCTTGTGGCATTAGGATTCAATCCTTTGGCAGCAGCCTCTATAGCACTTATAGGAGACAGTAGTCCAGTATCTTTTGGAGCAGTAGGAACTCCGATTATTGTTGGCTTAGGAAATATTCCAGGAGCAAGTCCTGAGTTCTTTGACCTTATAGGAAGAACAGTAACAAGAATGGATCTTATAACTGCTACACTGCTTCCTACAATGATTATTATGATACTAACTAAATTTTTCGGTAAGGAAAAATCTTTTAAGGCTGCCTTTGAAATACTTCCATGGTCAGTTTTAGTAGGTGCATCTTATGCAGGATCGGCTGTTCTTTATTCTACTTTTTTAGGAGCGGAATTTGTATCTATACTTGCTTCTCTTACAGGGCTTGTAGTGTCTTGTTTTACTGCTAAGAAAGGCATATTAATACCTAAAAATTGTGAGTGGAAGACAGAGTCTGCAGCAGAAAATGAGGTAGAGGTTAAAACTAAAACCCTTAAGAAAAACAATACTTCAGGAGGAAAAGTAACTTTTAATGAAAACGGTACAATAACTTTATCAGAATCAGTTTCTGCAAAAGATATTTTTTCAGCTTGGATGCCTTATGTGGCAGTAGTAATGATGCTACTTGTAACCAGGATTGTACTTCCGGTGAAAACATTTGTTCTAACACATGCTGACTTTAGCTGGAGAAACATTTTGGGAGAGGGTGTTACCTCTAAATGGCAGATACTTTATTCTCCTGGAACTGTACTGGCGATTGCTTCACTTATAGCTTTATTATCTCTAAAGGGAGATGGAAAGGCACTTAAAAAAGCAACCAAGGAAACACTTGATTCTGTAAAAAATGCTTCGGTAGCTCTTTGCTTTACACTTGCTGTTGTTCAGATTTTCAGTAATTCGGCAAATTCTGCAGTGGGAATAGGGATGCCAAATTACTTGGCTAATATTTTATCTTCTGTATTTCAAGGAAGCTGGCTTGGAATAGCTCCTTTCCTAGGCGAATTAGGGGCCTTTATAACTGGTTCAGCAACAGTATCTACTTTGACTTTCTCTCCTATTCAGTATCAGGTAGCTAATTCAGTTGGGATTAATCCAACTGTTGTACTGGCTCAGCAGGTAATAGGAGGAGCAGCAGGAAACATGATATGTATACATAATGTGGTAGCTGCAGCAGCAGTGGTAGGTCTGACAGGGCAAGAGGGGAATATAATAAGAAAGACACTTCCTGCAGCGATGTTTTATGCAGTGGTAGTAGGTCTATTAGGATTTGTAGTTAACGGAGTCCTCTAA
- a CDS encoding FAD-binding oxidoreductase: protein MNYKNVNIEDYENIAEILGNKERVLWEDGISEDYSHDELGGISRKPDILVKALDSSEISKVVKYAYEHSIPIVARGSGTGLVGASVPIHGGIMIETTQMNKILELDEDNLTLTVEPGVLLMEIGKYVEDRDFFYPPDPGEKSATIGGNISTNAGGMRAVKYGVTRDYVRGLEVVLPNGDIMEMGGKVVKNSAGYSLKDLVIGSEGTLGIITKAVLKLLPLPKYSISLLIPFGNIDNAIDAVPTIIRSKAIPTAVEFMQKEVIYSAEEFLGKTFPDKSSDAYLLLTFDGNSKEQVEKDYEVVADLCLEIGATDVYIVDTEERKESVWSARGAFLEAIKASTDEMDECDVVVPRNCVSEFIKYTKELEKEFDIRIPSFGHAGDGNLHIYICRDGLEQEKWEEKLSAVFKKMYTRSEELGGLVSGEHGIGYAKKNYMFDQYCENNIEIMRGIKQVFDPKNILNPGKVCQ from the coding sequence ATGAATTATAAAAATGTGAATATCGAAGATTATGAAAATATAGCTGAAATTTTGGGTAACAAAGAGAGAGTACTCTGGGAAGATGGCATAAGTGAAGATTACTCCCATGATGAACTAGGAGGAATAAGCAGAAAACCGGATATTCTGGTAAAGGCACTAGATTCATCTGAAATATCTAAAGTTGTAAAATACGCTTATGAGCACTCTATACCTATCGTAGCTAGAGGATCTGGAACAGGTCTTGTAGGAGCATCGGTACCAATTCATGGTGGGATAATGATAGAAACTACTCAGATGAACAAAATACTAGAACTAGATGAAGATAACCTTACTCTTACAGTTGAACCTGGAGTTCTGCTTATGGAAATAGGAAAATACGTAGAAGACAGAGATTTCTTTTATCCACCTGATCCCGGAGAAAAAAGTGCAACTATAGGTGGAAATATAAGTACCAATGCAGGTGGAATGAGAGCTGTAAAATATGGAGTGACTCGTGATTATGTCCGTGGTTTAGAAGTAGTACTTCCAAATGGTGACATAATGGAAATGGGAGGTAAGGTTGTAAAAAACTCTGCCGGATACAGTCTCAAGGATCTTGTTATAGGATCAGAGGGAACTCTTGGAATTATAACTAAGGCAGTACTTAAACTATTACCTTTACCAAAGTATTCTATAAGTCTTTTGATTCCATTTGGAAACATCGATAATGCAATAGATGCAGTTCCTACAATAATAAGATCAAAAGCTATTCCAACAGCTGTTGAGTTTATGCAAAAAGAAGTTATCTATTCTGCAGAAGAATTCCTTGGAAAGACATTTCCAGACAAATCAAGCGATGCATATCTTCTTTTGACATTTGATGGGAATTCCAAAGAGCAAGTAGAAAAAGACTATGAAGTAGTTGCAGATCTATGTCTGGAAATAGGAGCTACTGATGTATATATAGTAGATACAGAAGAAAGAAAAGAGAGTGTTTGGTCTGCAAGAGGTGCTTTTCTAGAAGCTATAAAAGCCTCTACTGACGAAATGGATGAATGTGATGTAGTTGTTCCTAGAAACTGTGTCTCAGAATTCATAAAATATACAAAGGAATTAGAAAAAGAATTTGATATAAGAATCCCAAGCTTCGGACATGCTGGTGATGGAAACCTTCATATATATATATGCAGAGATGGTCTAGAGCAGGAAAAGTGGGAAGAAAAATTAAGTGCAGTGTTCAAGAAAATGTATACTAGATCTGAAGAGTTAGGCGGACTTGTATCTGGAGAGCACGGTATAGGATACGCAAAAAAGAATTACATGTTTGACCAATATTGCGAAAATAATATTGAAATAATGAGAGGGATAAAGCAGGTGTTTGATCCAAAGAACATTCTGAATCCAGGAAAAGTCTGTCAGTAA
- a CDS encoding electron transfer flavoprotein subunit alpha/FixB family protein, whose amino-acid sequence MGQLHINHDKVDHKLMRELIELCPFNAIEESNGKLDINAGCKMCRLCVKQGKGAIELLEDTEIEKIDKELWKGLTVYVDHFAGEIHPVTLELIGKAKELAKVTKHPVQAIIMGYNVKPLAEELLHYGVDQVHLYEDEELEHFKIENYTGVFESYIDEIKPSSVLVGATTLGRSLAPRVAARFRTGLTADCTILEMKKNSDLIQIRPAFGGNIMAQIVTENHRPQFCTVRNKIFDAPVRSETKSGEIISHDVDKSKLISKINVRNIFKKEKESCISDAEVIVAVGRALKKESDMDMMQEFADLLGGRLACTRPLIESGWMDCKTQIGLSGRTVKPKIIFACGIHGAVQFTAGMENSDTIVAINTDENAPIFNVAHWGVVGDMYQIIPELMEKIKTGRDIISAGKE is encoded by the coding sequence ATGGGACAATTACATATAAATCACGATAAGGTTGATCATAAACTTATGAGAGAATTGATAGAGCTATGCCCTTTTAATGCTATAGAGGAAAGCAACGGGAAGCTAGATATCAACGCTGGATGTAAAATGTGCAGACTCTGTGTGAAGCAGGGAAAGGGAGCAATAGAACTACTTGAGGATACAGAAATTGAAAAAATTGATAAAGAGCTTTGGAAGGGATTAACAGTATATGTTGACCATTTTGCAGGTGAGATACATCCTGTGACACTTGAGCTTATAGGAAAAGCTAAGGAATTAGCTAAAGTTACTAAGCATCCGGTACAGGCAATAATAATGGGATATAATGTAAAACCTCTGGCTGAAGAACTTCTGCATTACGGAGTAGATCAAGTTCATCTTTATGAAGATGAAGAATTAGAACACTTCAAGATAGAAAATTATACAGGTGTATTTGAGTCTTATATAGATGAGATAAAGCCATCTTCAGTACTTGTAGGAGCAACAACTTTAGGAAGATCTTTAGCTCCTAGAGTGGCAGCAAGATTTAGAACTGGACTTACTGCAGATTGTACAATACTTGAAATGAAAAAAAACAGTGACTTAATTCAGATAAGACCGGCTTTTGGTGGAAACATAATGGCTCAGATAGTAACTGAAAATCATAGACCTCAATTCTGTACAGTAAGAAATAAAATATTTGATGCACCAGTTAGAAGTGAAACTAAGTCAGGTGAGATAATCAGCCATGATGTAGATAAGAGCAAACTTATCTCAAAGATAAATGTTAGAAATATATTTAAAAAGGAAAAAGAAAGCTGCATATCTGATGCTGAAGTAATAGTTGCAGTAGGAAGAGCTTTGAAGAAAGAATCAGACATGGATATGATGCAGGAATTTGCAGATCTTTTAGGAGGAAGGTTAGCGTGTACAAGACCTCTTATAGAGAGCGGATGGATGGACTGCAAGACCCAGATAGGACTTAGTGGAAGAACTGTAAAACCGAAAATAATCTTTGCATGCGGAATCCACGGAGCGGTTCAGTTTACTGCGGGAATGGAAAACTCAGACACAATAGTGGCAATAAATACAGATGAAAATGCCCCTATATTTAATGTGGCTCATTGGGGTGTAGTAGGTGATATGTACCAGATAATACCAGAACTTATGGAAAAAATAAAAACTGGAAGAGATATAATCTCTGCTGGGAAGGAGTAA
- a CDS encoding electron transfer flavoprotein subunit beta/FixA family protein: MKIAVCVKQVPGNSDVQVDPDTGVLLRDGVDSKVNPYDLYALETALKIKEEKGSEIGIISMGPPQAKEVIRESFMMGADEGILLSDRRFAGADVLATSYTLAQGIKALGNIDLIICGKQTTDGDTAQVGPEMAEYLAIPHIANVSRLLEIGEEYITVEADMGETIEVQDIPYPCLITVEKGIYTPRLPSYKRKFAAMQKDIKVMSLDDLPDKKEFMYGLKGSPTQVERIFNPEKSEDRETITGSSVEIAEELYKRMREYKFA; encoded by the coding sequence ATGAAAATTGCTGTTTGTGTGAAACAGGTACCGGGTAATAGTGATGTCCAGGTAGATCCAGATACTGGAGTACTTTTAAGAGATGGTGTGGATTCGAAGGTTAACCCTTATGATCTTTATGCACTAGAAACTGCACTTAAAATCAAAGAAGAGAAAGGCTCAGAGATAGGAATAATCTCTATGGGTCCACCTCAGGCAAAAGAAGTAATAAGAGAGTCTTTTATGATGGGAGCCGATGAAGGGATACTCTTATCAGACAGAAGATTTGCAGGTGCAGATGTACTAGCTACTTCTTATACTCTGGCACAGGGAATAAAAGCCCTTGGAAATATTGATCTTATAATCTGTGGAAAGCAAACTACAGACGGAGATACAGCTCAAGTTGGTCCTGAAATGGCTGAATATCTTGCCATTCCACACATAGCCAATGTAAGTAGATTACTAGAGATAGGAGAAGAGTATATCACAGTAGAGGCGGATATGGGTGAGACTATAGAGGTACAAGATATACCTTATCCTTGTCTTATTACAGTAGAAAAAGGTATCTATACTCCTAGACTTCCATCATATAAAAGAAAATTTGCTGCAATGCAAAAAGATATAAAAGTGATGTCTCTAGACGATCTTCCTGATAAAAAAGAATTTATGTATGGTTTAAAAGGTTCTCCTACTCAGGTAGAAAGAATATTTAACCCTGAGAAATCAGAGGACAGAGAAACAATAACAGGAAGTTCAGTTGAGATAGCCGAGGAATTATACAAGAGAATGAGAGAATATAAATTTGCTTAG
- a CDS encoding FadR/GntR family transcriptional regulator produces MVKKYDIVVEYIKDGIKKGSIKYGEKLLPERVLAEKLHIGRSTVREGIKVLEIMGLVESRRGGGNYITNNFEKMLYNPITLMFSLQNGTYNDVYELRKMLEESSIELCVGRITDEEIRDMEEVHQRLLESTNEAQMSLVDLEFHSIIAKASKNPLIISILNSVSEILENSVKTSRQRVIEKFGKKTIDQDHQAIVDALKERNLEKAKKAIKEHFDHIEKTIN; encoded by the coding sequence ATGGTAAAAAAATATGACATAGTTGTCGAATATATAAAAGATGGGATAAAAAAAGGAAGTATCAAATATGGGGAAAAATTACTTCCTGAAAGAGTTCTTGCTGAAAAACTTCATATTGGTAGGTCTACCGTGAGAGAAGGAATAAAAGTTTTAGAAATTATGGGGCTTGTAGAGAGTAGAAGAGGTGGAGGTAATTATATTACAAATAATTTTGAAAAAATGCTCTATAATCCTATAACTCTTATGTTTTCTCTTCAGAATGGAACTTATAATGATGTGTATGAGCTGAGAAAGATGCTTGAAGAATCTTCGATAGAGCTGTGTGTAGGCAGAATAACAGATGAGGAGATAAGAGACATGGAAGAAGTTCATCAGAGACTATTAGAAAGCACAAACGAGGCACAGATGAGTCTGGTAGATTTGGAGTTCCACTCTATTATTGCAAAGGCTTCTAAAAATCCGCTTATAATATCTATCTTAAACTCTGTTTCTGAAATTTTGGAAAATTCAGTAAAAACATCGAGGCAAAGAGTTATTGAAAAATTTGGAAAGAAGACAATCGATCAAGATCACCAAGCTATTGTAGACGCTCTGAAAGAAAGAAATTTAGAAAAAGCTAAAAAGGCTATAAAAGAACATTTTGATCATATAGAGAAAACTATAAATTGA
- a CDS encoding metal-dependent hydrolase — translation MKLKFLGHSCFYLEEGSFKAIIDPFITGNPQSPISKEEVGELTHIFVTHGHGDHFGDAVPIAKATGATIITNHEIGAYLGKFDVQVHTMHIGGRIKMDFGTIKMTPALHGSGITTEEGMICGGNPGGFVIEVNNKKIYHAGDTGLTLDMKLLEEENIDIALIPIGGNFTMDVKDAVRAVEFIKPKIAIPMHYKTFPVINSDPYEFKEAVKTCDVVILNPGDEYNY, via the coding sequence ATGAAATTAAAATTTTTAGGACACTCATGTTTTTATTTAGAAGAAGGATCTTTTAAGGCCATTATTGATCCTTTTATCACAGGAAATCCTCAGTCTCCTATAAGTAAAGAAGAAGTTGGAGAACTTACTCATATATTTGTAACTCATGGACATGGGGATCATTTTGGGGATGCAGTACCTATTGCAAAAGCTACAGGAGCTACTATTATAACCAACCATGAGATAGGAGCATATCTTGGTAAATTTGACGTACAAGTACATACGATGCATATAGGCGGAAGAATAAAGATGGACTTTGGGACGATAAAAATGACTCCTGCCCTTCATGGATCTGGAATAACTACTGAAGAAGGAATGATCTGCGGAGGTAATCCAGGAGGCTTTGTTATTGAGGTTAATAATAAAAAAATATACCATGCAGGAGATACCGGACTCACTTTAGATATGAAACTTCTTGAAGAGGAGAATATTGATATAGCTCTTATTCCTATCGGTGGGAACTTTACAATGGATGTAAAGGATGCAGTGAGAGCTGTAGAATTTATAAAACCTAAAATTGCTATTCCTATGCATTATAAGACATTCCCTGTTATAAACAGTGACCCTTATGAATTTAAAGAAGCAGTCAAAACCTGTGACGTAGTTATATTAAATCCTGGAGATGAATATAATTATTAA
- a CDS encoding SH3 domain-containing protein produces the protein MKKFLLIIFALTAFYGCASLEEGTSKVQLLEYKLSKIQNENTNSEKEIKNYKKRITASKNEISEINQKLSEIKSLAEESETIHVFQEKITPNLKFERKYFGKLPETLNYVFVRSRRINLREGPTTISTIISNANYLDKLPLLEEVTNKQGTKWYKVLDKSGREVYVHSGVVVKRIFRFNTMVDNLNKLDTFINGELEKNRTIAFIRAYVPNPNSVNLKRKKDRYGNVADQSAAAHSERGTLFIPDSTIISIDENEITENNMTKIKVSYATEKSISVHNSFISKSPKINRSPNKAVVIDTTNQNFGVFQRIKGEWTLISYVYSKTGSKSRLGFRTPKGFFMVPNAKKIMTYNSEIGEKQGYAQYAIRFSGGGYIHATPFSYDENKEATRGWKEGTLGTSPGTRKCVRNEEEHAKFLFDWVLRGKISNENYQSVYDNVAVIVM, from the coding sequence ATGAAAAAATTTTTACTTATTATATTTGCACTCACTGCATTTTACGGATGTGCTTCCCTAGAAGAAGGTACTTCTAAAGTGCAACTTTTAGAATATAAGTTGTCAAAGATACAAAATGAAAATACCAATTCTGAAAAGGAGATAAAAAACTACAAAAAAAGAATCACAGCCTCTAAAAATGAAATCTCAGAAATAAACCAAAAGCTCTCTGAAATAAAATCTCTTGCAGAAGAATCTGAAACTATTCATGTTTTTCAGGAAAAAATTACACCTAATTTAAAATTTGAAAGAAAATATTTTGGTAAACTTCCTGAAACTTTAAATTATGTCTTTGTAAGAAGCCGTCGAATAAACCTGAGAGAAGGGCCTACTACTATAAGTACAATTATCTCAAATGCAAATTATCTAGACAAACTTCCTCTCCTTGAAGAGGTTACGAACAAGCAGGGAACAAAATGGTACAAGGTATTAGACAAAAGTGGCAGGGAAGTCTATGTTCACTCTGGCGTGGTAGTAAAAAGAATCTTTAGGTTTAACACAATGGTTGACAATCTAAACAAGTTAGACACTTTCATTAACGGTGAACTAGAAAAAAACCGTACGATTGCTTTTATTAGGGCCTACGTTCCAAATCCCAACAGCGTAAACCTAAAAAGAAAAAAAGACAGATATGGAAATGTGGCAGATCAAAGTGCTGCAGCACATTCTGAAAGAGGAACGCTATTTATTCCAGATAGTACAATAATATCAATAGACGAAAACGAAATCACTGAGAATAATATGACAAAAATTAAAGTCTCTTATGCCACTGAGAAATCAATCTCTGTGCACAATTCTTTTATATCAAAGTCACCTAAAATAAACAGGTCTCCCAATAAGGCAGTTGTTATTGATACAACCAATCAAAACTTTGGAGTTTTCCAGAGAATAAAAGGTGAGTGGACTCTCATATCCTATGTCTATTCAAAAACAGGCTCAAAAAGTCGTCTGGGCTTTAGGACTCCTAAAGGATTTTTTATGGTTCCCAATGCAAAAAAAATAATGACATATAACAGTGAAATAGGTGAAAAACAGGGGTATGCCCAGTACGCTATCAGATTTTCAGGAGGCGGCTATATCCACGCCACACCTTTTAGCTATGATGAGAATAAAGAGGCAACCAGAGGTTGGAAAGAAGGAACCCTAGGAACTTCCCCAGGAACGAGAAAATGTGTAAGAAATGAAGAGGAACATGCAAAATTCTTGTTTGACTGGGTTCTTAGAGGAAAAATATCAAATGAAAATTATCAGAGTGTATACGACAATGTGGCAGTAATTGTGATGTAA